The Blastococcus sp. HT6-4 genome window below encodes:
- a CDS encoding NAD(P)/FAD-dependent oxidoreductase has protein sequence MTAPPAPSPPADVVVIGSGHNGLVAACYLAREGLTVEVVESDDVLGGAVSTVERWPGVRVDRGSSAHVIIRHSGIVEELDLAAHGLRYIDCDPWGFAPAPAPGDPGPAGRPLVFSVDLDATCASIEAACGPADAAAYRRFVEVWGPRSRAVVASFGRAPSAGGLVRSFWPLGAPADGRPRTPGGELAVDFLGSGDALLDRWFTSERLKAALAWFGAQSGPPMSEPGTAAMVGWVALLHDVPPGHPVGGSGGLTRALRRRLESDGGRVVLGDGAARLLVEDGRVAGVETRSGRAVRAPAVVAACHIGVTRDLAGDAAPPVLADAAPPIGNGFGLVVRALTDAPPSYPGVPAADALQGLQLLCTDRAQLAAAHGDWGAGRVPREPVPLAMSFSASDDTLAPPGQHVVTVWGQWYPYALADGGDWDALADTEARRLVEAVDRYAPGFAASVREMHVQTPLALERELSLPRGNVMHVEMGLASMFAFRPAPGLSGYRVPGLPGLYLAGASTHPGGGVSGNSGRTAARAVLADRRAPARARAGARRALARLRPGTGRA, from the coding sequence GTGACCGCACCCCCTGCCCCCTCCCCGCCCGCCGACGTCGTCGTCATCGGTTCGGGCCACAACGGCCTGGTCGCCGCCTGCTACCTGGCGCGGGAGGGCCTGACCGTGGAGGTCGTCGAGTCCGACGACGTCCTCGGCGGCGCGGTGTCCACCGTCGAGCGGTGGCCCGGCGTGCGGGTCGACCGCGGCTCGAGCGCGCACGTGATCATCCGGCACAGCGGCATCGTCGAGGAGCTCGACCTCGCCGCCCACGGGCTGCGCTACATCGACTGCGACCCCTGGGGCTTCGCGCCGGCACCCGCGCCGGGCGATCCCGGGCCCGCCGGCCGTCCCCTGGTGTTCTCCGTGGACCTGGACGCCACCTGCGCGTCGATCGAGGCGGCCTGCGGACCGGCCGACGCCGCCGCCTACCGCCGGTTCGTCGAGGTGTGGGGACCCCGCAGCCGCGCCGTGGTCGCCTCGTTCGGCCGGGCGCCGTCGGCCGGTGGTCTGGTCCGCTCCTTCTGGCCGCTCGGCGCCCCCGCCGACGGTCGGCCGCGCACCCCCGGCGGCGAGCTCGCCGTCGACTTCCTCGGCTCGGGCGACGCGCTGCTGGACCGGTGGTTCACCAGCGAGCGGCTCAAGGCGGCGCTGGCGTGGTTCGGCGCCCAGTCCGGCCCGCCGATGTCCGAGCCCGGCACCGCTGCGATGGTCGGCTGGGTGGCGTTGCTGCACGACGTCCCGCCGGGGCACCCGGTCGGTGGCTCGGGCGGCCTGACCCGGGCGCTGCGCCGGCGGCTGGAGTCCGACGGCGGCCGGGTGGTGCTCGGCGACGGCGCCGCGCGGCTGCTCGTCGAGGACGGCCGGGTCGCCGGGGTGGAGACCCGGTCCGGCCGCGCCGTCCGGGCACCGGCGGTCGTGGCCGCCTGCCACATCGGCGTCACCCGCGACCTGGCCGGGGACGCCGCTCCGCCGGTGCTGGCCGACGCCGCCCCACCGATCGGCAACGGGTTCGGCCTGGTCGTGCGGGCCCTGACCGACGCCCCACCGTCGTACCCGGGCGTCCCGGCGGCCGACGCGCTCCAGGGCCTCCAGCTGCTGTGCACCGACCGTGCCCAGCTGGCCGCCGCGCACGGCGACTGGGGCGCCGGCCGGGTTCCGCGCGAGCCGGTGCCGCTGGCCATGTCGTTCTCCGCGAGCGACGACACCCTGGCGCCGCCCGGGCAGCACGTGGTCACCGTCTGGGGCCAGTGGTACCCGTACGCGCTGGCCGACGGCGGCGACTGGGACGCGCTGGCCGACACCGAGGCCCGGCGGCTCGTCGAGGCCGTCGACCGCTACGCCCCCGGCTTCGCCGCCTCGGTGCGGGAGATGCACGTGCAGACCCCGCTCGCCCTGGAGCGGGAACTGTCCCTGCCCCGTGGCAACGTCATGCACGTGGAGATGGGCCTGGCCAGCATGTTCGCCTTCCGTCCGGCACCGGGGCTGTCGGGCTACCGGGTGCCGGGCCTGCCCGGCCTGTACCTCGCGGGCGCCTCCACGCACCCCGGTGGCGGCGTCTCGGGCAACTCCGGCCGCACGGCCGCCCGCGCCGTCCTCGCCGACCGCCGTGCACCGGCGCGTGCCCGCGCGGGTGCCCGCCGGGCCCTGGCGCGGCTGCGACCCGGGACGGGGCGGGCGTGA